A single window of Alphaproteobacteria bacterium DNA harbors:
- a CDS encoding TRAP transporter small permease — protein sequence MSKIEALVAALLATAGLLLIAYEMAARVFVPEWAVDWGQELTIFLIVWAMLLTGGILVRENAHIRVDLVLRVLTPRWLSAVEIFNCTVGVVFCTAMAWFGYEVVQFAIEFGERSETSLQIPMAFYFSCLPVAMALMALRYVIRLFQMIRDFGAPTPIDEFHHLPSAD from the coding sequence ATGTCAAAGATCGAAGCATTGGTTGCGGCCCTACTGGCAACCGCGGGGCTGCTGTTGATCGCGTACGAAATGGCGGCACGGGTATTTGTGCCGGAATGGGCCGTCGACTGGGGCCAGGAGTTGACGATCTTTCTCATCGTCTGGGCGATGTTGTTAACGGGCGGTATCCTGGTGCGTGAGAATGCGCATATTCGGGTGGACCTCGTGTTGCGCGTCCTGACACCGCGCTGGCTTAGCGCAGTTGAAATCTTCAATTGCACTGTCGGCGTGGTCTTCTGCACGGCGATGGCTTGGTTTGGGTACGAAGTGGTGCAGTTTGCCATCGAATTTGGTGAACGTAGCGAGACTTCCCTGCAGATTCCGATGGCGTTCTATTTTTCTTGCTTGCCGGTCGCCATGGCTCTGATGGCATTGCGCTACGTTATTCGGCTCTTCCAGATGATACGTGATTTTGGCGCTCCTACACCAATCGACGAATTTCACCACCTCCCATCTGCAGACTGA